One Prunus dulcis chromosome 7, ALMONDv2, whole genome shotgun sequence DNA segment encodes these proteins:
- the LOC117634893 gene encoding fasciclin-like arabinogalactan protein 13, which translates to MAALILPTLTAAFSFLLLFTPATQAQTAPAPGPAGPLNFTGILDKNGQYTTFIRLLIQTQVASQITNQLNSSSEGLTVFAPTDNAFTSLKAGTLNTLTTQQQVALVLYHVLPKYYTLTSLLTVSNPVRTQATGQDGGAYGLNFTGSGNQVNVSSGVVETQINNALRQQFPLAVYQVDKVLLPNDLFGAKAPASAPPPAKTPSSGSSNETATKAASSPDNSEAGSIMSNASFMGLVFGMMGLLFIGIFS; encoded by the coding sequence ATGGCAGCTCTCATTCTCCCAACTCTCACTGCAGCCTTCtccttcctcctcctcttcacCCCCGCCACCCAAGCCCAAACCGCACCAGCCCCTGGCCCTGCGGGCCCGCTCAACTTCACCGGCATTCTTGACAAGAACGGCCAATACACCACCTTCATCCGCCTCCTAATCCAAACCCAAGTAGCATCCCAAATTACAAACCAACTCAACAGCTCCAGCGAGGGCCTAACCGTCTTTGCCCCGACAGACAACGCTTTCACCAGCCTCAAAGCCGGCACACTCAACACTCTCACAACCCAACAACAAGTAGCCCTTGTCCTCTACCATGTGCTGCCCAAATATTACACTCTAACCAGTCTTTTAACGGTGTCAAACCCCGTTAGAACTCAGGCCACAGGCCAAGACGGCGGCGCGTACGGGCTCAACTTCACAGGGTCGGGAAACCAAGTTAATGTTTCGAGTGGGGTGGTGGAGACACAGATCAACAATGCACTTAGACAACAGTTTCCATTGGCCGTTTACCAAGTGGACAAAGTACTGTTGCCTAATGACTTGTTTGGCGCCAAGGCACCTGCATCGGCTCCTCCTCCAGCTAAGACCCCCTCATCAGGAAGCTCAAACGAAACGGCAACAAAGGCTGCGTCGTCACCTGATAATTCTGAAGCTGGTTCGATTATGAGCAATGCGAGTTTTATGGGATTGGTGTTTGGGATGATGGGTTTGCTTTTCATAGGGATTTTCTCTTAA